The following coding sequences lie in one Glycine max cultivar Williams 82 chromosome 19, Glycine_max_v4.0, whole genome shotgun sequence genomic window:
- the LOC100791967 gene encoding nascent polypeptide-associated complex subunit alpha-like protein 1, which translates to MTAQTQEELLAQHLEQQKIHDDEPVVEDDDDEEVDDDDDDEDDDHDEGLEGDASGRSKQTRSEKKSRKAMLKLGMKPVTGVSRVTVKKSKNILFVISKPDVFKSPTSDTYIIFGEAKIEDLSSQLQTQAAEQFKAPNLSNDGLKPESSAVAQDDEEVDEAGVDPKDIELVMTQAGVSRPKAVKALKAAGGDIVAAIMELTN; encoded by the exons ATGACTGCGCAGACCCAAGAGGAGCTTCTTGCGCAACACCTCGAACAGCAAAAGATCCAT GATGATGAACCTGTCGTCGAGGATGATGATGACGAGGAagtggatgatgatgatgacgatgAGGATGATGACCATGACGAAG GACTAGAAGGTGATGCATCTGGTAGGTCGAAGCAGACCAGAAGTGAAAAGAAGAGTCGCAAGGCAATGCTTAAACTTGGAATGAAACCTGTCACAGGTGTCAGTCGAGTGACAGTCAAGAAGAGCAAGAAT ATCCTGTTCGTAATCTCAAAACCAGACGTTTTCAAGAGTCCAACATCTGACACGTACATTATATTTGGGGAAGCCAAGATTGAAGACTTGAGCTCACAGCTACAAACTCAGGCGGCAGAGCAATTCAAGGCTCCTAATTTGAGCAATGATGGATTGAAGCCCGAATCTTCTGCTGTTGCTCAAGATGATGAGGAAGTGGATGAGGCTGGTGTAGATCCCAAGGACATAGAGTTGGTGATGACTCAAGCTGGTGTTTCAAGACCTAAAGCCGTTAAAGCTCTGAAGGCAGCCGGTGGTGACATTGTTGCGGCCATTATGGAGCTAACTAATTAA